The following coding sequences are from one Kallotenue papyrolyticum window:
- the truA gene encoding tRNA pseudouridine(38-40) synthase TruA, producing the protein MRNIALELEYDGTNLVGSQVQANGRSVQGELEDAWRRLTNESIRWTFAGRTDAGVHARGQVANARTTTQHAPETIRRALNALLPEDIAVREAWDVPPEFHARFSAIRRDYRYLLLPTRDRSPLWRQRAVQIDAPLDVAAMDQALRALEGVHDFAAFGVAPGRTTVRECFLARCHEVWQDDVRLVAIDLAANAFLRHMVRTIVGTLLLIGRGRLAPEAMAAILASRDRTRAGPTAPPHGLYLMSVTYPPHLDKRPTGTTQVGQLGE; encoded by the coding sequence ATGCGCAATATCGCGCTGGAGCTGGAGTACGACGGAACCAACCTGGTTGGTTCGCAGGTTCAGGCCAACGGACGGAGCGTCCAGGGCGAGCTCGAAGACGCCTGGCGCCGCTTAACAAACGAATCGATCCGCTGGACCTTCGCCGGTCGCACCGATGCCGGCGTGCATGCGCGCGGGCAGGTGGCCAATGCGCGCACCACGACGCAGCACGCGCCGGAGACGATCCGCCGGGCGCTCAACGCGCTCTTGCCCGAGGATATCGCCGTGCGCGAGGCGTGGGATGTGCCGCCAGAGTTTCATGCGCGCTTCAGCGCGATCCGGCGCGACTACCGCTACCTGCTGCTGCCGACGCGTGACCGCTCGCCGTTGTGGCGGCAGCGCGCGGTGCAGATCGATGCGCCGCTGGATGTGGCCGCCATGGATCAGGCTCTGCGCGCGCTGGAGGGCGTGCATGACTTTGCGGCCTTTGGCGTCGCGCCCGGACGCACCACGGTGCGCGAGTGTTTTCTGGCGCGCTGTCATGAGGTGTGGCAGGATGATGTCCGCCTGGTGGCGATCGATCTGGCGGCCAATGCCTTTCTGCGGCATATGGTCCGCACGATTGTCGGAACGTTGCTCTTGATTGGGCGCGGGCGCTTGGCGCCCGAAGCGATGGCGGCGATCCTGGCCAGCCGGGATCGGACGCGCGCCGGTCCTACCGCGCCGCCACATGGCTTATATCTGATGTCGGTGACGTATCCGCCACACCTGGATAAACGACCGACAGGCACGACGCAGGTCGGGCAATTGGGAGAGTAA
- a CDS encoding DNA-directed RNA polymerase subunit alpha, with translation MLDLAMPKIEAERAAENYARFRIEPLEPGYGHTIGNALRRVLLSSIPGSAITKIKIDGVYHEFSTLPGVREDVTELVLNLKGVRLRSYAERPVKVHLSKVGRGVVRAGDIEAPSNVEVVNPDHYIATLDGETARLDIEMTVERGKGYLPVENRDPVPIGEIPIDAIFTPIPRVNYVVENMRIGGVTDYDRLILEIWTDGTIKPGDALRHAAQVLGQYSQTIADFSRPEQPAELAPANGSEGIAPDVYDASIDELELSTRTYNCLKRADITKIGQLLQMDEKDLLSVRNLGSKSIDEIKEKLIERGYLPRPDTNPGARAE, from the coding sequence ATGCTGGACCTGGCGATGCCAAAGATCGAGGCAGAGCGGGCGGCTGAAAACTACGCGCGGTTCCGGATCGAGCCGCTGGAGCCGGGGTATGGCCATACCATCGGCAACGCGCTGCGGCGGGTGCTGCTGTCGTCGATCCCCGGCTCGGCCATTACCAAAATCAAGATCGACGGCGTGTACCACGAGTTCAGTACGCTGCCGGGCGTGCGCGAGGATGTGACCGAGCTGGTGCTGAACCTCAAGGGGGTGCGCCTGCGCTCCTACGCCGAACGACCGGTGAAGGTGCATCTCTCCAAGGTCGGGCGCGGCGTGGTGCGCGCCGGCGACATCGAGGCACCGAGCAACGTGGAGGTGGTCAATCCCGACCACTACATTGCCACGCTCGATGGTGAGACGGCGCGCCTGGATATCGAGATGACCGTCGAGCGCGGCAAGGGCTACCTGCCGGTCGAAAATCGCGATCCGGTGCCGATCGGCGAGATCCCGATCGATGCGATCTTCACGCCGATCCCGCGCGTCAACTATGTGGTTGAGAATATGCGCATCGGCGGCGTGACCGACTACGACCGGTTGATCCTGGAGATTTGGACCGACGGCACGATCAAGCCGGGCGATGCCCTGCGCCATGCCGCACAGGTGCTGGGGCAGTACAGCCAGACCATCGCTGATTTCAGCCGTCCGGAGCAGCCCGCCGAGCTGGCGCCCGCTAACGGCAGCGAAGGCATCGCGCCCGATGTGTACGATGCCTCGATCGACGAACTCGAGCTCTCGACGCGCACCTACAACTGCCTGAAGCGCGCCGATATCACCAAGATCGGCCAGCTGCTGCAGATGGACGAGAAGGATCTGCTGTCGGTGCGCAACCTGGGCTCGAAGTCGATCGATGAGATCAAGGAGAAGTTGATTGAACGCGGCTATCTGCCCCGCCCTGACACCAATCCGGGCGCGCGGGCCGAGTAG
- a CDS encoding YifB family Mg chelatase-like AAA ATPase, protein MLAKVYSCAVIGLDGALVEVEVDIANGLPAFNLVGLPDTAVQESRERVRAAIRNSGASFPMQRITVNLAPADLRKAGPAYDLPIAVGLLLASGQVDADVSRSIFIGELSLDGSIRHTDGILPMVSIAQRMGMATVYVPYDDAAEAALVEGLTVIPLRDLRELAAHLNGERYIPPFVGSAPAEDDDDRYPVDFRDIRGQEHVRRALEVAASGGHNVLLCGSPGAGKTLMARALPSILPPMSPEEALEVTKIYSVSGKLPAGTPLLRRRPFRAPHHTTSHAGLVGGGRLPRPGEITLAHRGVLFLDELPEFPAQVLEVLRQPLEDRVVTISRASGTVTFPANFILVAAMNPCPCGWYGDAERACTCSPAAVTRYSKRISGPLLDRIDIHVDVPRVNYEKLTSERPAEASATIRARVSEARQRQAQRFRGTALHTNADMGPAEVRRWCRLDDAGQSLMRAAMRQLQLSARAYHRVLKLARTIADLAGSEAILPAHLAEALQYRPRRAE, encoded by the coding sequence GTGCTTGCCAAAGTCTATAGCTGTGCCGTGATCGGTCTGGACGGCGCGCTGGTCGAAGTCGAGGTCGATATTGCCAACGGCCTGCCGGCCTTCAACCTGGTGGGCCTGCCGGATACGGCGGTCCAGGAGTCGCGCGAACGGGTGCGCGCCGCGATCCGCAACTCGGGCGCGAGCTTCCCGATGCAACGCATTACCGTCAACCTAGCGCCCGCCGACCTGCGCAAGGCCGGTCCGGCCTATGATCTGCCGATTGCGGTTGGGCTGCTGCTGGCGTCCGGCCAGGTGGATGCCGATGTGTCGCGCTCGATCTTCATCGGCGAACTGTCGTTGGACGGTTCGATCCGCCACACCGACGGCATTCTGCCGATGGTCAGCATTGCGCAGCGCATGGGTATGGCGACGGTGTACGTGCCCTACGATGATGCTGCCGAAGCGGCGCTGGTCGAGGGCCTGACCGTCATTCCGCTGCGCGATCTGCGCGAGCTGGCCGCGCATCTCAACGGCGAGCGCTATATTCCACCCTTTGTCGGCAGCGCACCGGCAGAGGATGACGACGATCGGTATCCGGTTGATTTTCGGGACATTCGTGGCCAGGAGCATGTGCGTCGCGCGCTGGAGGTTGCCGCCAGCGGTGGGCATAACGTGCTGCTGTGCGGCTCGCCCGGCGCGGGCAAAACGCTGATGGCGCGAGCGTTGCCGTCAATCCTGCCGCCGATGAGTCCTGAAGAAGCGCTGGAAGTGACCAAGATCTATTCGGTGAGCGGCAAGCTGCCGGCGGGCACGCCGCTGTTGCGCCGCCGTCCCTTTCGCGCGCCGCACCACACCACCTCGCATGCCGGCCTGGTCGGTGGCGGACGTCTGCCGCGGCCGGGCGAGATCACGCTGGCGCATCGCGGCGTGTTGTTCCTGGACGAACTGCCCGAATTTCCCGCACAGGTGCTGGAGGTGCTGCGCCAGCCGCTGGAAGACCGCGTGGTGACGATCAGCCGCGCCAGCGGGACGGTGACCTTTCCGGCCAACTTCATCCTGGTCGCGGCGATGAATCCCTGCCCATGCGGCTGGTATGGCGATGCGGAGCGCGCATGCACCTGCTCGCCGGCGGCGGTGACGCGCTACAGCAAGCGCATTTCGGGGCCGCTCCTGGATCGCATCGACATCCATGTGGATGTGCCGCGCGTCAACTACGAAAAGCTGACCTCGGAGCGACCGGCGGAAGCCTCGGCCACGATCCGCGCGCGGGTGAGCGAGGCGCGCCAACGGCAGGCGCAGCGCTTTCGCGGCACGGCGCTGCACACCAACGCCGACATGGGACCCGCCGAGGTGCGCCGCTGGTGTCGCCTGGACGACGCCGGGCAGAGCCTGATGCGCGCGGCGATGCGTCAGCTCCAACTCTCGGCGCGCGCCTACCACCGCGTGCTCAAACTGGCGCGCACCATCGCTGATCTGGCCGGGAGTGAGGCGATTCTGCCGGCGCATCTGGCCGAGGCGCTGCAGTACCGTCCGCGGCGGGCGGAATGA
- the rpsI gene encoding 30S ribosomal protein S9 has product MAEQKRYYQGTGRRKTAVARVRLFPGGTGEMVINGRSPQEFFGNREFLHHTVWSPLAVTNLQEKFNILVKVRGGGESGQAQAVRHGIARALLDMDETLRPILRRAGFLTRDPRMKERKKPGLKRARKAPTYTKR; this is encoded by the coding sequence ATGGCTGAACAGAAACGCTACTACCAGGGGACCGGACGCCGCAAGACGGCGGTGGCGCGTGTGCGCCTGTTTCCTGGCGGCACCGGCGAGATGGTGATCAATGGCCGCTCGCCGCAGGAATTTTTCGGCAACCGCGAGTTTTTGCACCACACGGTTTGGAGCCCGCTGGCCGTGACCAATCTGCAGGAGAAGTTCAACATTCTGGTCAAGGTGCGCGGCGGCGGCGAGAGTGGGCAGGCGCAGGCTGTGCGGCACGGCATCGCCCGCGCGCTGCTGGATATGGATGAGACGCTGCGTCCGATCCTGCGTCGCGCCGGCTTCCTGACGCGCGATCCGCGCATGAAGGAGCGCAAAAAGCCTGGTCTCAAGCGCGCGCGCAAGGCGCCAACCTATACCAAGCGCTAG
- the rpsD gene encoding 30S ribosomal protein S4 — protein sequence MARYRGPVCKLCRREGVKLMLKGERCFSPKCAIERRNYPPGQHGQAFRRRQLSDFGVRQREKQKVRRIYGVLERQFRRYYGIAARTKGQTGATLLQLMERRLDNVVYRLGFADSRKQARQLVRHGHFTVNGRKTNIPSFIVKAGDEISVREGSRKRTYFKDLEASGILRKKQVPDWLSLDAGALSGRVLRLPDRSELDLAINEQLIVEFYSR from the coding sequence ATGGCACGTTATCGAGGCCCCGTCTGCAAGCTGTGCCGACGGGAAGGGGTCAAGCTGATGTTGAAGGGCGAGCGCTGCTTCTCGCCCAAGTGCGCCATCGAACGGCGCAACTATCCGCCCGGCCAGCACGGCCAGGCCTTTCGCCGGCGCCAGCTCTCGGACTTCGGCGTGCGCCAGCGCGAAAAGCAGAAGGTGCGGCGCATCTATGGCGTGCTGGAGCGCCAGTTCCGGCGCTACTACGGCATTGCCGCGCGCACCAAGGGCCAGACCGGCGCGACGCTGCTGCAGTTGATGGAGCGCCGCCTGGACAATGTGGTCTATCGGCTCGGCTTTGCCGACTCGCGCAAGCAGGCGCGCCAGTTGGTACGGCACGGCCACTTCACCGTCAATGGCCGTAAGACCAACATTCCATCCTTTATCGTCAAGGCCGGCGACGAGATCAGCGTGCGCGAGGGTAGCCGCAAGCGCACCTACTTTAAGGATCTGGAGGCCAGCGGCATTCTGCGCAAGAAGCAGGTGCCCGATTGGCTGTCGCTCGACGCCGGCGCGTTGAGTGGGCGTGTGCTGCGCCTGCCGGACCGCAGCGAGCTGGATCTGGCGATCAACGAGCAGCTCATCGTCGAGTTCTACAGCCGCTAA
- the rplM gene encoding 50S ribosomal protein L13: protein MASKARLHRTWTPKASEIQRDWLLVDADGQILGRLASQIATLLRGKHKPTFTPHLDNGDFVVVVNAEKVRVTGRKPEQKQYYTYSGYPGGLKVQTYRQLMQRHPTRVLKLAVKRMLPKNRLGRKLLRKLHIYAGPRHPHAAQQPKPYQLGKLK from the coding sequence ATGGCAAGCAAAGCACGATTGCATCGCACCTGGACGCCCAAAGCATCCGAGATCCAGCGCGACTGGCTGCTGGTGGATGCCGACGGGCAGATCCTGGGGCGTCTGGCGTCGCAGATTGCGACGCTGCTGCGCGGCAAACACAAGCCGACCTTCACGCCGCACCTGGATAACGGCGATTTTGTGGTGGTGGTCAATGCCGAGAAGGTGCGGGTCACGGGCCGCAAGCCGGAGCAGAAGCAGTACTACACCTACTCCGGCTATCCGGGTGGTCTCAAAGTGCAGACCTATCGCCAGTTGATGCAGCGCCACCCGACGCGCGTGCTCAAGCTGGCGGTCAAGCGTATGTTGCCCAAGAACCGGCTGGGCCGCAAGCTGCTGCGCAAACTGCATATCTATGCCGGTCCGCGCCATCCGCATGCCGCGCAGCAGCCCAAACCGTATCAGCTTGGCAAGCTCAAGTGA
- the rplQ gene encoding 50S ribosomal protein L17: protein MRHRVAGKKLNRHAKDRKHLYRNLMIAILEHRKITTTHAKAQAIRPQIEKLITMARRVPTPQQIEAAPEAEREALVARRAEVFRRGMIELGTNKKAVHRLLEIAPEYADRPGGYVRITRVGQRKGDAAEMSVIELV from the coding sequence ATGCGGCATCGCGTCGCTGGAAAGAAACTGAATCGACATGCCAAGGATCGCAAGCATCTCTATCGCAACCTGATGATTGCGATCCTGGAGCATCGCAAAATAACGACGACCCATGCCAAAGCGCAGGCGATCCGCCCGCAAATTGAAAAGCTGATCACCATGGCGCGCCGCGTGCCGACGCCGCAGCAGATCGAGGCCGCGCCCGAGGCCGAGCGCGAGGCGCTGGTGGCGCGCCGCGCCGAGGTCTTTCGCCGTGGCATGATCGAGCTGGGTACCAACAAAAAGGCGGTGCATCGGCTCCTGGAGATCGCCCCCGAATACGCCGACCGGCCCGGCGGCTATGTGCGCATTACGCGCGTTGGCCAGCGCAAGGGCGATGCGGCGGAGATGTCGGTGATCGAGCTGGTCTAA
- a CDS encoding DegT/DnrJ/EryC1/StrS family aminotransferase, giving the protein MIPILDLQAQYATIGAELETAVLAVLRSGVYILGPEVEALERACAEYLGVPHSVGLASGTDALRLALDALGVQPDDEIITTPFSFIATANTISRAGATPVFADIDARTFNLDPEDVARRITPRTRGIIAVHLYGQPADMDALLALARQHGLWVLEDACQALGARWRGQPVGTLGVAGCFSFYPTKNLGAAGDAGLLCSTHAALVERVTLLARHGSRQRYNAETIGYNSRLDALQATILRVKLRYLDRWNAARRCIAEHYTELLRDTPVVPPYASPAAWHVYHQYTIRAPERDALAAFLADQGIGTMIYYPVPIHLQPLYRHLGYQPGSLPESERAAAEVLSLPIYPELSDAHLQEVVRQIRRFYGIG; this is encoded by the coding sequence GTGATCCCAATCCTCGATCTACAGGCCCAGTACGCGACGATCGGCGCGGAACTGGAGACGGCGGTACTGGCCGTGTTGCGCAGCGGCGTCTACATCCTGGGACCGGAGGTCGAGGCGCTGGAGCGTGCCTGTGCCGAGTATCTGGGCGTGCCGCACAGCGTGGGGTTGGCCTCCGGCACCGATGCCCTGCGGCTCGCGCTCGACGCGCTGGGCGTCCAACCAGACGATGAGATCATCACCACACCCTTCAGCTTCATTGCCACCGCCAATACTATCTCGCGCGCAGGCGCCACGCCGGTCTTTGCCGATATCGACGCACGCACCTTCAACCTCGATCCGGAGGATGTGGCGCGCCGCATCACCCCGCGTACGCGCGGCATCATCGCCGTCCATCTCTACGGCCAGCCTGCCGACATGGACGCGCTACTCGCGCTCGCGCGGCAGCATGGGCTCTGGGTGCTGGAAGACGCCTGTCAGGCGCTTGGCGCGCGCTGGCGCGGTCAGCCGGTAGGCACCCTGGGGGTAGCGGGATGTTTTTCGTTCTACCCCACCAAGAACCTGGGCGCGGCTGGTGATGCCGGCCTGCTCTGCTCCACGCATGCTGCGCTGGTGGAGCGTGTCACGTTGCTGGCGCGCCATGGCAGCCGTCAGCGCTACAACGCCGAGACCATCGGCTATAATTCGCGGCTTGATGCGCTCCAGGCAACCATCCTGCGCGTCAAACTGCGCTATCTGGATCGGTGGAATGCGGCACGGCGATGCATCGCGGAGCACTACACCGAGCTGTTACGCGACACCCCGGTTGTGCCGCCGTATGCATCGCCCGCGGCCTGGCATGTGTACCATCAGTACACCATCCGCGCGCCCGAACGCGACGCGCTGGCGGCCTTTCTGGCCGATCAGGGCATCGGTACGATGATCTACTACCCGGTTCCGATCCACCTGCAGCCGCTCTACCGCCACCTGGGCTACCAACCCGGCAGCCTGCCGGAGAGTGAGCGCGCCGCCGCCGAGGTTCTCTCGCTGCCGATCTACCCCGAGCTGAGCGATGCCCACCTCCAAGAGGTGGTGCGCCAGATCCGGCGCTTCTACGGCATCGGCTGA
- the pepT gene encoding peptidase T, giving the protein MDLARALEERLLRYVRVDTQSDETAQQVPSTPGQLELLTMLRNELIDLGVGDVQLNQQGFVIATLPATTPRPAPRIAFFAHVDTAPAFSGTGVKPLVHRAYDGAPIRLPDDPEQVLSPERFPYLAQKIGDDIITASGTTLLGADDKAGVAIIMTLVEYLLRHPEIPHGELRICFTPDEEIGTGINHLDVAALRADFGYTLDGAELGELVYETFSADKAVISITGVSTHPGDAFGKMVNALHLAAKIIDTLPQHTRTPETTRGREGFVHAYHLEGSAAQAEIRLILRDFELDGLAQHGAMLQAICDAVQATEPRARITCTITPQYRNMRYWLEQDMRPVELAVRAMRAVGIEPVFKPIRGGTDGSKLTERGLPTPNLFTGMQNIHGPLEWISVQDMVKATQVCVELVRLAATDNA; this is encoded by the coding sequence ATGGATCTTGCCCGCGCCCTTGAAGAACGCTTGCTGCGCTACGTGCGCGTCGATACCCAGAGCGACGAAACCGCCCAACAGGTTCCCAGCACCCCCGGACAGCTCGAGCTGCTGACCATGCTGCGCAACGAGCTGATCGATCTCGGCGTCGGCGATGTGCAGCTCAACCAGCAGGGCTTTGTGATCGCTACCCTGCCGGCGACCACGCCGCGTCCCGCGCCGCGCATCGCCTTCTTCGCGCACGTCGATACCGCGCCCGCCTTCAGCGGCACGGGCGTCAAGCCGCTGGTGCACCGCGCCTACGATGGCGCGCCGATCCGCCTGCCGGACGATCCCGAGCAGGTGCTGTCGCCGGAGCGCTTCCCCTATCTGGCGCAGAAGATCGGCGACGATATCATCACCGCCAGCGGTACGACCCTGCTCGGCGCCGACGACAAGGCCGGCGTGGCGATCATCATGACGCTAGTGGAGTATCTGCTACGCCATCCGGAGATCCCCCACGGCGAGCTACGCATCTGCTTCACGCCCGACGAAGAGATCGGTACCGGCATCAACCATCTCGACGTCGCGGCCCTCCGCGCCGACTTCGGCTATACGTTGGATGGCGCTGAGCTGGGCGAGCTGGTCTATGAAACCTTTTCCGCCGACAAAGCGGTGATTAGCATCACAGGCGTCTCGACCCACCCCGGCGATGCCTTCGGCAAGATGGTCAACGCCTTGCACCTGGCCGCCAAAATCATTGATACGCTGCCGCAGCATACGCGCACACCCGAAACCACGCGCGGACGCGAGGGTTTTGTCCACGCGTACCACCTGGAGGGCAGCGCGGCGCAGGCCGAGATCCGCCTGATCCTGCGCGATTTCGAGCTCGATGGCCTGGCGCAACACGGCGCGATGCTCCAAGCGATCTGCGACGCCGTGCAGGCCACCGAGCCACGCGCGCGCATCACCTGCACGATCACGCCCCAGTACCGCAACATGCGCTACTGGCTGGAACAGGACATGCGTCCCGTCGAGCTGGCGGTGCGCGCCATGCGCGCGGTCGGCATCGAACCGGTGTTCAAACCCATTCGTGGCGGCACCGACGGCTCCAAACTGACCGAGCGTGGCCTGCCGACGCCGAACCTGTTTACCGGTATGCAGAACATCCACGGGCCGCTGGAGTGGATCAGCGTGCAGGATATGGTCAAAGCCACCCAGGTGTGCGTCGAGCTGGTCCGGCTGGCGGCCACCGACAACGCCTAA
- a CDS encoding site-specific DNA-methyltransferase has product MQLDHIYHGDCRAILATLPAGSVDLIFADPPYNLQLRQPLRRPNHTLVDAVDDAWDQFPDFAAYDRFTREWLSACRRVLKDTGTIWVIGSYHNIYRVGAIMQDLGFWMLNDVVWIKRNPLPQFRGVRFANAHETLLWCKKSRDQKRYTFNYQAMKRLNDDKQMRSDWELPICTGAERLKIDGVKAHATQKPEALLYRVILASSLPGDVVLDPFFGSGTTGAVAKRLRRRWIGIEREAAYVELARRRIAAVEPADEAAVVGACAPRHALPRVPFGALLEHGLLLPGQALFFDGRRDQPATVLADGSLRIADGRTGSIHALASAISGHPACNGWTAWHFEDETGQLAPIDALRRRLQQRITGQA; this is encoded by the coding sequence ATGCAGCTCGATCACATCTATCACGGCGACTGCCGTGCCATCCTGGCGACCTTGCCGGCAGGCAGCGTAGACCTGATCTTTGCCGATCCGCCCTACAACCTGCAGCTTCGCCAACCCCTGCGCCGGCCCAACCATACGCTGGTGGATGCGGTCGATGACGCCTGGGATCAGTTTCCGGATTTCGCCGCCTACGACCGGTTCACGCGCGAATGGCTCAGCGCCTGCCGGCGCGTACTCAAGGATACGGGCACGATCTGGGTCATCGGCAGCTACCACAACATCTACCGCGTCGGCGCGATCATGCAGGACCTGGGCTTCTGGATGCTCAACGATGTAGTCTGGATCAAACGCAACCCATTGCCTCAGTTTCGCGGCGTGCGCTTCGCCAACGCGCACGAGACGTTGCTCTGGTGCAAAAAGTCGCGCGATCAGAAACGCTACACCTTCAACTACCAAGCGATGAAGCGACTCAACGACGACAAACAGATGCGCAGCGACTGGGAACTGCCGATCTGCACCGGCGCGGAACGCCTTAAAATCGATGGTGTCAAGGCGCATGCCACGCAAAAGCCCGAAGCACTGCTCTACCGCGTGATCCTGGCCAGCTCGCTGCCGGGCGATGTAGTGCTCGATCCCTTCTTCGGCAGCGGCACTACGGGCGCGGTTGCGAAGCGCCTGCGGCGGCGCTGGATCGGCATCGAGCGTGAGGCAGCCTATGTCGAGCTGGCGCGGCGCCGCATTGCTGCCGTGGAACCGGCCGATGAAGCCGCGGTCGTCGGCGCCTGTGCTCCGCGCCATGCGCTGCCGCGCGTGCCCTTCGGCGCCTTGCTGGAGCACGGCCTGCTACTGCCCGGCCAGGCCCTCTTTTTCGATGGCCGGCGCGATCAGCCGGCGACGGTGCTGGCCGACGGCTCGCTGCGCATTGCAGATGGACGCACCGGCTCGATCCATGCGCTGGCCAGCGCCATCAGTGGCCATCCCGCCTGCAACGGCTGGACCGCCTGGCACTTCGAGGATGAGACCGGCCAGCTCGCGCCGATCGACGCGCTGCGCCGCCGGCTCCAGCAGCGCATCACCGGTCAGGCCTAG
- a CDS encoding acyltransferase, producing the protein MLSTSTLASCATIGEDCVFGAHVVIGARVVIGVRARIGHHVVIHPGTIIGDDVQIADHAVLGRPPLLSPRSSAAVDAPPAPLRVGHRCRIGTGAVIACGTTIGDDTLIGDQAFVRERVTLGRRVVVGRGSAVENDTSIGDDTCIQANAYITAYMTIEEHVFIAPCVTTTNDNSMARAADVRASMRGPTIRRGARIGGNSILLPGIEIGAEAFVAAGALVTRDVPPGMVVMGVPARVVRTVPQEERLP; encoded by the coding sequence ATGCTATCCACATCCACGCTCGCTTCATGCGCGACCATCGGCGAGGATTGCGTTTTCGGCGCGCACGTAGTGATCGGCGCGCGCGTGGTGATCGGCGTGCGGGCGCGCATCGGTCATCACGTTGTGATCCATCCCGGCACGATCATCGGCGATGATGTGCAGATCGCCGATCACGCAGTGCTGGGACGTCCACCGCTCCTGTCGCCACGCAGCAGCGCCGCGGTTGATGCACCACCCGCGCCACTGCGCGTTGGCCATCGCTGTCGTATCGGCACAGGAGCGGTGATCGCCTGCGGCACGACGATCGGCGACGATACACTGATCGGCGATCAGGCCTTTGTGCGTGAGCGTGTCACGCTGGGCCGGCGCGTGGTGGTAGGCCGCGGCAGCGCCGTCGAGAACGACACCAGCATCGGCGATGATACGTGCATTCAGGCCAACGCCTACATCACCGCCTACATGACGATCGAGGAGCATGTCTTCATCGCGCCCTGCGTCACAACGACCAACGACAACTCCATGGCGCGCGCCGCCGACGTGCGTGCCAGCATGCGCGGCCCAACCATTCGCCGTGGCGCACGCATCGGCGGCAACAGCATTCTGCTTCCCGGCATCGAGATCGGCGCGGAGGCGTTTGTCGCAGCGGGCGCGCTTGTCACGCGTGACGTCCCGCCCGGCATGGTAGTGATGGGCGTGCCGGCGCGGGTTGTCCGCACTGTCCCGCAGGAGGAACGACTGCCGTGA
- the msrA gene encoding peptide-methionine (S)-S-oxide reductase MsrA — MSEAQRETATLAGGCFWCLEPIFKALRGVEQVTPGYSGGHVPNPTYEQVCTGTTGHAEAVQIVFDPAVISFRELLEVFFTIHDPTTLNRQGNDVGPQYRSAIFYHSPEQRATAEQVIAALSEQRVWERPIVTEVTPFTAFYPAEEYHHDYFARHPDQPYCRVVIAPKVAKFRKQYLEKLAR; from the coding sequence ATGTCTGAAGCGCAACGCGAAACCGCGACGCTGGCCGGTGGGTGCTTCTGGTGCCTGGAGCCGATCTTCAAGGCGCTGCGTGGCGTTGAGCAGGTGACGCCGGGCTACAGCGGCGGCCATGTGCCCAACCCCACCTACGAGCAGGTCTGCACCGGCACGACCGGCCATGCCGAGGCGGTCCAGATCGTGTTCGATCCCGCGGTGATCTCCTTCCGCGAGCTGCTGGAGGTCTTTTTCACGATCCACGATCCCACCACGCTCAACCGGCAGGGCAACGATGTCGGGCCACAGTATCGCTCGGCGATCTTCTATCACTCGCCCGAACAGCGCGCCACCGCCGAGCAGGTGATCGCCGCGCTGAGCGAGCAGCGCGTCTGGGAGCGCCCGATTGTCACCGAGGTGACGCCCTTCACGGCCTTCTATCCCGCCGAGGAGTACCACCACGACTATTTTGCGCGCCACCCCGATCAGCCCTACTGCCGTGTGGTGATCGCCCCGAAGGTGGCCAAGTTCCGCAAGCAGTATCTAGAGAAGCTGGCGCGCTAG